The proteins below come from a single Mytilus edulis chromosome 5, xbMytEdul2.2, whole genome shotgun sequence genomic window:
- the LOC139524412 gene encoding basement membrane-specific heparan sulfate proteoglycan core protein-like produces the protein MGIKNIQVVIVLFSLIGIETIGVQIQATPSEGIIGSTSLQLRCSYTAVTGEFVTGANIQAKISGQFQNIATFYTPSLPFNASLTTEGNYLTNRVTLANPTSLSTDSALMQFFQIECEDETEYMCQVAYTSAGGSTSADSGVANISVKGNPERPDSVPSYVPSAGIEEGHNVVFTCTSNVGKPAGKFRWVRYRRNSNGDTLQTTPYDSETTTATLMPGTCTSNGTSSLTLKMEQIDNNVVVRCQVVYQDVPQGSLYKQTLGVNVFYSVRNVQVTKFPSNPTFAEGAEPITLTCTSAGNPAVINTGYTWYKESRTSVSLGTGSTYVINNVVVNETDNYICVAQNSFNGQTFNTNNSIHVQIDLTTTTSTTMPTTKMETSSTNHKTFSIEKEKECSTDLNSILIAVVAVLSGLQLAEMTGLYILHKKGIVQFKIAKKEIVYADVKSDNTQVHIYSTMNRAEDSGNSNYYNEIH, from the exons GTATAGAAACTATAGGTGTTCAGATACAAGCAACACCTTCAGAAGGAATTATAGGATCGACTAGTTTGCAGTTGAGATGTTCTTATACAGCTGTAACAGGGGAATTTGTTACAGGTGCAAACATTCAGGCTAAAATAAGTGGACAGTTTCAAAATATAGCCACATTTTACACTCCATCACTTCCATTTAATGCAAGTCTTACAACTGAAGGCAACTATTTAACAAACAGAGTGACACTTGCCAACCCAACATCTTTATCTACAGACTCTGCTTTAATGCAGTTTTTTCAGATAGAATGTGAAGACGAGACAGAGTATATGTGTCAAGTAGCATATACTAGTGCAGGTGGAAGTACTTCTGCAGATTCTGGTGTTGCAAATATCAGTGTTAAAG gTAATCCAGAACGACCTGACAGTGTACCATCATATGTACCATCAGCTGGGATAGAAGAAGGACACAATGTTGTATTTACATGTACGAGTAATGTTGGCAAACCAGCAGGCAAGTTCAGATGGGTGAGATACAGACGTAACTCCAATGGTGATACTTTACAAACAACACCATACGATTCAGAAACCACTACAGCTACTCTAATGCCAGGAACCTGTACATCTAATGGTACCAGTTCACTGACACTAAAGATGGAACAAATAGATAATAATGTGGTAGTTAGATGTCAGGTTGTTTATCAAGATGTCCCACAAGGAAGTTTATACAAACAGACATTGGGCGTAAATGTTTTTT ataGTGTTAGAAATGTACAAGTAACAAAGTTTCCCAGCAATCCAACATTTGCTGAAGGAGCAGAACCAATAACTCTGACGTGTACATCAGCTGGAAATCCTGCTGTTATAAACACAGGTTATACTTGGTACAAAGAATCCAGAACCAGTGTATCGCTAGGGACTGGGTCTACATATGTCATCAATAATGTTGTGGTTAATGAAACTGATAACTATATATGTGTGGCACAAAACAGTTTTAATGGACAGACATTCAACACGAACAACTCTATACACGTACAAATAG ACTTAACCACTACAACTTCCACGACAATGCCTACGACAAAGATGGAGACTTCTTCTACTAACCATAAAACATTCAGCATTGAGAAAGAAAAAG aaTGTTCAACAGATTTAAATTCAATATTGATTGCTGTGGTGGCAGTACTTTCTGGTTTGCAACTTGCAGAAATGACtggtttatatattttacataaaaaag GGATTGTACAATTCAAGattgcaaaaaaagaaat AGTTTATGCTGACGTTAAAAGTGATAATACACAGGTACACATTTACAGTACAATGAACAGAGCTGAAGATAGCGGGAACAGTAACTACTATAATGAAATTCACTGA